In one Streptomyces sp. NBC_01241 genomic region, the following are encoded:
- the glgX gene encoding glycogen debranching protein GlgX: MSSAAEQEAVQETGETEERAKRESAPMAVPGRPAAVWPGAPMPLGARFRVGPDGVAGTNFALWAGGAEAVELCLFDEEGSERRLPLTELTHEVWHGFVPGVRPGQRYGYRVHGRWDPWTGARWNAAKLLLDPYARAVDGSFTLPAEVYGHVRDWPHQQVADTVRDERDSAPYVPKGVVVHDDDDWAQDRRPKTSWADSVIYELHVRGFTKLHPGIPEELRGTYAGLAHPAAVDHLRRLGVTAVELLPVHQFAHEDHLLRRGLHNYWGYNSIGYFAPHADYSASGTTGQQVGEFKRMVRALHDAGIEVILDVVYNHTAEASELGPMLSLRGIDNRGYYRLQADARRYADYTGCGNTLHVVQPHVLRLITDSLRYWVTEMGVDGFRFDLAAALARSMHDVDMLSPFLAVIAQDPVLRRVKLIAEPWDVGNGGYQVGAFPPLWTEWNDRYRNAVRDFWRGALPDVRDLGYRLTGSSDLYAWGGRRPYASVNFVTAHDGFTLRDLVSYEQKHNEANGENNRDGTSDNRAWNCGAEGESDDPAVNALRRRQLRNLLTTLLLSTGVPMLVAGDEMGRTQGGNNNAYCQDNEVGWLDWSLLDRPEWRALTELTSRILTLRHTHPVLRRRAFFSGRAHAADGLRDLAWFTRQGAEMTEADWYAPAAMVGLYLSGRDIPGRDARGEPVTDDSFLAILHADHRPSGFRLPGPPWAQSYELVLDTSREDQAEAPGSVHPGGTVLTVPPRSVLLLRVRE; the protein is encoded by the coding sequence GTGTCGAGCGCAGCCGAGCAGGAGGCAGTGCAGGAGACCGGGGAGACGGAGGAGCGGGCAAAACGGGAGAGCGCGCCGATGGCCGTGCCGGGGCGGCCGGCCGCCGTGTGGCCCGGTGCCCCGATGCCGCTCGGGGCCCGCTTCCGGGTGGGCCCCGACGGGGTGGCGGGCACCAATTTCGCGCTCTGGGCAGGCGGTGCGGAGGCCGTCGAGCTCTGCCTCTTCGACGAGGAGGGAAGCGAGCGGCGCCTTCCGCTGACCGAACTGACCCATGAGGTCTGGCACGGCTTCGTGCCGGGCGTACGGCCGGGTCAGCGGTACGGCTACCGGGTGCACGGCCGCTGGGACCCCTGGACCGGTGCGCGCTGGAACGCGGCGAAGCTGCTCCTCGACCCGTACGCGCGCGCCGTGGACGGCTCGTTCACCCTCCCGGCCGAGGTGTACGGCCATGTGAGGGACTGGCCGCACCAGCAGGTCGCCGACACCGTGCGCGACGAGCGGGACTCCGCTCCGTACGTCCCGAAGGGCGTCGTCGTCCACGATGACGACGACTGGGCGCAGGACCGCCGCCCCAAGACCTCATGGGCGGACTCCGTCATCTACGAGCTGCATGTGCGCGGCTTCACCAAGCTGCACCCCGGGATCCCGGAGGAGCTGCGGGGCACGTACGCCGGTCTCGCCCATCCGGCCGCCGTCGATCATCTGCGGCGGCTGGGAGTGACGGCGGTGGAACTGCTGCCGGTGCATCAGTTCGCCCACGAGGACCATCTGCTCCGGCGCGGTCTGCACAACTACTGGGGCTACAACTCCATCGGCTACTTCGCCCCGCACGCCGACTACTCCGCGAGCGGGACCACGGGCCAGCAGGTCGGTGAGTTCAAGCGGATGGTACGGGCCCTGCACGACGCCGGGATCGAGGTGATCCTCGACGTGGTCTACAACCACACGGCGGAGGCGAGCGAGCTGGGTCCGATGCTGTCGCTGCGCGGCATCGACAACCGCGGGTACTACCGCCTCCAGGCGGACGCCCGCAGGTACGCGGACTACACCGGCTGCGGCAACACCCTGCACGTGGTCCAGCCGCACGTCCTGCGGCTGATCACAGACTCGTTGCGGTACTGGGTCACAGAGATGGGCGTCGACGGCTTCCGCTTCGATCTGGCGGCCGCGCTGGCCCGCTCGATGCACGATGTCGACATGCTCTCCCCGTTCCTCGCGGTGATCGCCCAGGACCCGGTGCTGCGCCGGGTGAAGCTGATCGCCGAGCCGTGGGACGTCGGCAACGGCGGGTACCAGGTGGGCGCCTTCCCTCCGCTGTGGACCGAGTGGAACGACCGCTACCGGAACGCCGTAAGGGACTTCTGGCGCGGCGCACTGCCCGACGTACGGGATCTCGGCTACCGGCTGACCGGGTCCAGCGATCTGTACGCGTGGGGCGGCCGGCGGCCGTACGCCTCGGTCAACTTCGTCACCGCGCACGACGGCTTCACGCTGCGCGATCTGGTCAGCTACGAGCAGAAGCACAACGAGGCCAACGGCGAGAACAACCGGGACGGCACCTCGGACAACCGGGCCTGGAACTGCGGCGCCGAGGGCGAGAGCGACGACCCCGCCGTCAACGCGCTGCGCCGCCGTCAGCTGCGCAATCTGCTCACCACCCTCCTGCTGTCGACGGGTGTGCCGATGCTGGTCGCGGGCGACGAGATGGGCCGTACGCAGGGCGGCAACAACAACGCGTACTGCCAGGACAACGAGGTCGGCTGGCTGGACTGGTCCCTGCTCGACCGGCCGGAGTGGCGGGCGCTGACCGAGCTGACCTCACGCATCCTCACCCTGCGCCACACCCACCCCGTGCTGCGCCGCCGTGCCTTCTTCTCCGGGCGTGCGCATGCGGCGGACGGGCTGCGGGATCTGGCGTGGTTCACCCGGCAGGGCGCGGAGATGACGGAGGCGGACTGGTACGCACCGGCCGCGATGGTCGGGCTCTATCTCTCCGGGCGCGACATCCCCGGCCGGGACGCGCGCGGCGAACCCGTCACGGACGACAGCTTCCTGGCGATCCTGCACGCGGACCACCGGCCGAGCGGCTTCCGGCTGCCCGGACCGCCATGGGCGCAGAGTTACGAACTGGTCCTGGACACCTCACGGGAGGACCAGGCCGAGGCGCCGGGCAGCGTCCACCCGGGTGGCACGGTGCTGACCGTGCCGCCCAGGTCGGTGCTGCTGCTACGGGTCAGGGAATGA
- a CDS encoding L,D-transpeptidase — translation MNHVAKRAVASSATARTWAGLLTLLALLSGCSDDGSVSSGKARSPQDAILISPGDGAKNVGPDDRMEVKVPDGRLESVKVARIEDAQRQEVPGRIAHDGTSWTPWATAGRLRLAAEYSVDAVAVDGAGHRSARHTTFTTAVPEHRFIGYFKPENRSTVGTGMIVSFNFNRPVENHAAVQRAIRVSSVPAVEVVGHWFGDSRLDFRPAAYWKPGTEVTVEVGLRDVEGAPQVYGTQDKTVAFTVGRSQTSLVDAAAHTMKVRRDGRLVSTVPITAGYPGMDTYNGKMVVSEMHDVTRMDGRTVGFGGEYDIKDVPHALRLTNSGTFLHGNYWSDKGVFGSDNVSHGCVGLRDVRGGSSYTPAGWFFDRTLIGDVVEVVNSKDKQVAPDNGLGGWNLNWNQWKAGSALR, via the coding sequence GTGAACCACGTAGCGAAGAGGGCGGTGGCGAGCTCGGCCACCGCACGGACATGGGCGGGACTGCTCACCCTCCTGGCCCTGCTGAGCGGCTGCTCCGACGACGGATCCGTCAGCAGCGGGAAGGCGCGTTCCCCGCAGGACGCGATCCTGATCAGCCCGGGCGACGGGGCGAAGAACGTAGGTCCGGACGACCGGATGGAGGTGAAGGTCCCCGACGGGCGGCTGGAGAGCGTCAAGGTGGCGCGGATCGAGGACGCGCAGCGCCAGGAGGTGCCGGGCCGGATCGCGCACGACGGTACCTCCTGGACACCGTGGGCGACGGCGGGCCGGCTCAGGCTCGCCGCCGAGTACAGCGTCGACGCGGTGGCCGTGGACGGCGCCGGGCACCGCTCGGCCCGCCACACCACCTTCACCACGGCGGTCCCCGAACACCGGTTCATCGGCTACTTCAAGCCGGAGAACCGGTCCACGGTCGGCACCGGAATGATCGTCTCCTTCAACTTCAACCGCCCGGTCGAGAACCATGCGGCCGTGCAGCGGGCGATCCGGGTGAGCTCCGTGCCGGCGGTCGAGGTGGTGGGGCACTGGTTCGGGGACAGCCGTCTCGACTTCCGGCCCGCCGCCTACTGGAAGCCGGGCACCGAGGTCACCGTCGAGGTGGGGCTGCGGGACGTGGAGGGTGCGCCGCAGGTGTACGGCACCCAGGACAAGACGGTCGCCTTCACGGTGGGCCGCTCGCAGACGTCCCTGGTCGACGCGGCCGCCCACACCATGAAGGTACGCCGCGACGGCCGGCTCGTCTCCACGGTCCCGATCACGGCGGGCTACCCGGGGATGGACACGTACAACGGGAAGATGGTGGTCAGCGAGATGCACGACGTGACCCGGATGGACGGCCGCACCGTCGGTTTCGGCGGCGAGTACGACATCAAGGACGTCCCGCACGCCCTCCGGCTCACCAACTCCGGCACGTTCCTGCACGGCAACTACTGGTCGGACAAGGGCGTCTTCGGCTCGGACAACGTCAGCCACGGCTGCGTCGGGCTGCGCGATGTGCGGGGCGGCAGCAGCTACACCCCGGCCGGCTGGTTCTTCGACCGGACACTCATCGGCGATGTCGTCGAGGTCGTCAACTCCAAGGACAAGCAGGTCGCGCCCGACAACGGTCTCGGAGGCTGGAATCTGAACTGGAACCAGTGGAAGGCCGGCTCCGCCCTCCGCTGA
- a CDS encoding L,D-transpeptidase, with protein MNGQPISGTSAGADSGRRGRGATGVRALVLGALLLLVTACGQGGDAGAGEDRKGGAKVDDTTASQAVVTVAPKDGADSVATSGALKISAVQGKLTTVKVAGPKGVEVEGRIAADGTSWTPDRHLAAATKYTVHAVAKDAKGRESAKDTSFTTLVPQNTFIGQYTPEDGSTVGVGMPVSIHFTRGITDPAAVEKAIKVTAEPSVPIEGHWFGNDRLDFRPEDYWAAGTKVTVKLDLDGVEGRPGVYGKQAKTIAFTIGRKQVSTVDASTHRMKVVRDDKQIKDIPISAGAPATTTYNGRMVISEKLKVTRMNGDTVGFGGEYDIKDVPHAMRLSTSGTFIHGNYWGGSGIFGAANTSHGCVGLQDVRGAWSKETPAAWFFDNSLIGDVVVVKNSKDRTIQPDNGLNGWNMSWSEWTK; from the coding sequence TTGAACGGGCAGCCGATATCGGGGACATCGGCCGGGGCGGACAGCGGGCGACGCGGACGTGGAGCCACCGGAGTGCGGGCTCTGGTACTGGGTGCGCTGCTGTTGCTGGTGACGGCGTGCGGCCAGGGAGGCGACGCCGGCGCGGGCGAGGACCGCAAGGGCGGGGCGAAGGTCGATGACACCACCGCCTCGCAGGCCGTGGTGACCGTCGCCCCGAAGGACGGGGCGGACTCCGTCGCCACCAGCGGGGCGCTGAAGATCTCCGCCGTGCAGGGGAAGCTGACGACGGTCAAGGTCGCCGGGCCCAAGGGCGTCGAGGTCGAGGGCAGGATCGCGGCGGACGGCACGAGCTGGACACCGGACCGGCATCTGGCCGCGGCGACCAAGTACACCGTCCACGCGGTCGCCAAGGACGCCAAGGGCCGCGAGTCGGCCAAGGACACCAGCTTCACGACGCTGGTCCCGCAGAACACCTTCATCGGTCAGTACACCCCGGAGGACGGTTCCACGGTCGGCGTCGGCATGCCCGTCTCGATCCACTTCACCCGCGGCATCACCGACCCGGCCGCGGTCGAGAAGGCCATCAAGGTGACCGCCGAGCCCTCCGTACCGATCGAGGGCCACTGGTTCGGCAACGACCGCCTCGACTTCCGCCCCGAGGACTACTGGGCCGCGGGCACCAAGGTGACCGTGAAGCTCGACCTCGACGGCGTCGAGGGGCGTCCCGGCGTCTACGGCAAGCAGGCCAAGACGATCGCCTTCACCATCGGCCGCAAGCAGGTCAGCACCGTCGACGCGAGCACGCACCGGATGAAGGTCGTCCGTGACGACAAGCAGATCAAGGACATCCCGATCTCGGCCGGTGCCCCGGCGACCACCACGTACAACGGTCGGATGGTCATCAGCGAGAAGCTCAAGGTGACCCGGATGAACGGTGACACCGTGGGCTTCGGCGGCGAGTACGACATCAAGGACGTCCCGCACGCGATGCGCCTGTCCACCTCGGGCACCTTCATCCACGGCAACTACTGGGGCGGCTCCGGCATCTTCGGCGCGGCCAACACCAGCCACGGCTGCGTCGGCCTGCAGGATGTGCGCGGCGCCTGGAGCAAGGAGACCCCGGCTGCCTGGTTCTTCGACAACTCGCTCATCGGTGACGTCGTCGTCGTGAAGAACTCGAAGGACAGGACGATCCAGCCGGACAACGGCCTCAACGGCTGGAACATGTCCTGGTCGGAGTGGACCAAGTAG
- a CDS encoding enoyl-CoA hydratase/isomerase family protein, with the protein MTANLEVTDGVGTILLDRPPMNALDVATQDRLRELAEEATRREDVRAVVLYGGEKVFAAGADIKEMQVMDHAAMVVRSKALQDSFTAVARIPKPVVAAVTGYALGGGCELALCADYRIAADNARLGQPEILLGLIPGAGGTQRLARLIGPSRAKDLIFTGRHVKAEEALTIGLVDRVVPAPEVYEQAHAWAAGLAKGPALALRAAKESVDAGLETDIDTGLTIERNWFAGLFATEDRERGMRSFVEEGPGKAKFL; encoded by the coding sequence ATGACCGCAAATCTCGAAGTGACCGACGGTGTCGGCACGATCCTGCTGGACCGTCCGCCCATGAACGCCCTGGATGTCGCCACTCAGGACCGGCTGCGTGAACTCGCCGAGGAGGCGACCCGGCGCGAGGACGTGCGCGCCGTGGTCCTCTACGGCGGCGAGAAGGTGTTCGCGGCGGGCGCGGACATCAAGGAGATGCAGGTGATGGACCACGCGGCGATGGTCGTACGGTCCAAGGCGCTGCAGGACTCCTTCACCGCGGTGGCCCGGATTCCCAAGCCCGTCGTCGCCGCAGTCACCGGCTACGCGCTGGGCGGCGGCTGCGAGTTGGCGCTCTGCGCCGACTACCGGATCGCCGCCGACAACGCCAGGCTGGGCCAGCCCGAGATCCTGCTCGGGCTGATCCCCGGCGCGGGCGGCACCCAGCGCCTCGCCCGGCTGATCGGCCCCTCCCGGGCCAAGGACCTGATCTTCACCGGCCGTCACGTGAAGGCCGAGGAGGCCCTGACGATCGGACTGGTGGACCGCGTGGTGCCTGCCCCCGAGGTGTACGAGCAGGCGCACGCCTGGGCCGCCGGGCTGGCGAAGGGGCCCGCCCTCGCGCTGCGCGCCGCCAAGGAATCCGTCGACGCCGGTCTGGAGACGGACATCGACACCGGGCTCACGATCGAGCGGAACTGGTTCGCAGGTCTGTTCGCCACCGAGGACCGGGAGCGTGGAATGCGCAGCTTCGTGGAAGAGGGTCCGGGCAAGGCCAAGTTCCTCTGA
- a CDS encoding ATP-binding protein — MMVCMAGLEGVEQPRPHSGATAARWMPGIEDEQAFKALELFGNPADGEVRLPSRPESAATARRLTSCVVLRQWALSPQTAEYAVLLVSELVGNAVRHTGARVFGLRMLRRRGWIRIEVRDPSRGLPCLMPVREMDISGRGLFLVDRLSDRWGVDLLPRGKTTWFEMRISDR, encoded by the coding sequence ATGATGGTGTGCATGGCGGGCCTGGAGGGTGTGGAACAGCCGCGACCGCACAGCGGCGCGACGGCGGCACGCTGGATGCCGGGCATCGAGGATGAACAGGCGTTCAAAGCGCTGGAGTTGTTCGGAAATCCGGCGGACGGCGAAGTTCGGCTGCCCTCTCGTCCGGAGTCCGCGGCCACCGCTCGGCGGCTCACTTCCTGCGTGGTGCTGCGTCAGTGGGCGCTCTCCCCGCAGACCGCCGAATACGCCGTCCTCCTCGTCTCGGAACTCGTCGGCAATGCCGTCCGGCACACCGGTGCCCGGGTCTTCGGGTTACGGATGCTGCGCCGCCGCGGCTGGATCAGGATCGAGGTGCGCGACCCCTCGCGCGGACTGCCGTGTCTGATGCCCGTGCGGGAGATGGACATCAGCGGGCGGGGGCTCTTCCTTGTCGACAGGCTCTCCGACCGATGGGGCGTGGATCTGCTGCCGCGCGGCAAGACCACCTGGTTCGAGATGCGGATCTCCGACCGCTGA
- a CDS encoding polysaccharide deacetylase family protein: protein MNASDPPVHRRSALRAGAGAALTGALTAGCADRGDAAGASAGTRTAAASPKNTPATATTGHPAPHPAPAPRRFPGQPAQIDHGPRDRARVALTFHGQGDPAIARTVLAEAERAHARITVLAVGSWLDEHPEMARRILDGGHDLGNHTQRHLDISAMGEAEAYAEITGCAQRLRRLTGSIGTWFRPSRTRYATPLVQRLAARAGYPHVLSYDVDSLDFTSPGAAAVTRKVAGEIRNGSVVSLHFGYADTVAALPLLLTEIDRRQLRAVTTTELLT, encoded by the coding sequence ATGAACGCCTCCGACCCACCGGTGCACCGCCGCAGCGCCCTGCGCGCGGGAGCAGGGGCCGCCCTCACCGGCGCCCTGACCGCCGGATGCGCGGACCGCGGCGACGCCGCCGGTGCGTCGGCCGGGACCCGCACGGCCGCGGCGAGCCCGAAGAACACCCCCGCGACCGCGACCACCGGGCACCCGGCCCCGCACCCCGCGCCGGCCCCGCGCCGCTTTCCCGGGCAGCCGGCCCAGATCGACCACGGCCCCCGCGACCGCGCCCGCGTCGCCCTCACCTTCCACGGCCAGGGCGACCCCGCCATCGCCCGGACCGTACTCGCCGAGGCCGAACGGGCCCACGCCCGGATCACCGTCCTCGCTGTCGGCAGCTGGCTCGACGAACACCCCGAGATGGCCCGCCGCATCCTCGACGGCGGCCACGACCTCGGCAACCACACCCAGCGCCACCTCGACATCTCCGCGATGGGCGAGGCCGAGGCATACGCAGAGATCACCGGCTGCGCCCAGCGGCTGCGCCGGCTCACCGGCTCCATCGGCACCTGGTTCCGGCCCTCGCGCACCCGGTACGCCACCCCGCTCGTCCAGCGGCTCGCCGCCCGGGCGGGCTACCCGCACGTCCTCTCGTACGACGTGGACTCCCTCGACTTCACCTCTCCCGGCGCCGCGGCCGTCACCCGCAAGGTGGCCGGGGAGATCCGCAACGGATCGGTGGTGAGCCTGCATTTCGGCTACGCGGACACGGTCGCCGCCCTGCCTCTCCTCCTCACCGAAATCGACCGCCGCCAACTGCGCGCGGTGACGACCACGGAGCTGCTGACCTGA
- a CDS encoding YncE family protein, with protein sequence MPPSTKHTAALLGGVLIAVLTGCGTPAEKGTVKAVGSEAATPPVDAERVTPPGLPGMPPVLDANDVYAADRPGKLSPAVKDFPSRVYVPNTNSDTVSVIDPATYKVIRTIKVGRQPQHVVPSWDLKTLWVNNDIGNSLTAIDPATGKVGRTLPVSDPYNLYFTPDGKYAVVMASKDRELVFRDAHTMKTAKAVPVSCGGVNHADFSTDGRYFIVSCEFSGELLKVDTAKMKVVGQQKLPVKGAMPQDVKLSPDGSTFYIADMIANGVWVLDAKKFTTPKLLRTGKGAHGLYVSRDSKEMYVSNRGEGSISVFDFGRRELVKKWRLPGGGSPDMGGVSSDGKVLWLSGRYNSVVYAIDTTTGKQLARIPVGSGPHGLAVYPQPGRYSLGHTGVFR encoded by the coding sequence ATGCCTCCCTCCACCAAGCACACCGCGGCCCTGCTCGGGGGCGTCCTCATCGCCGTACTCACCGGCTGTGGCACCCCCGCAGAGAAGGGGACCGTCAAGGCCGTCGGCAGCGAAGCCGCCACGCCGCCCGTCGATGCCGAACGCGTCACACCGCCGGGCCTGCCCGGCATGCCACCGGTGCTCGACGCCAACGACGTCTACGCGGCCGACCGGCCGGGGAAGCTCTCCCCGGCCGTCAAGGACTTCCCGTCCCGCGTCTACGTCCCCAACACCAACTCCGACACCGTGTCGGTGATCGACCCGGCCACGTACAAGGTCATCCGGACCATCAAGGTCGGCCGCCAGCCGCAGCACGTCGTCCCGTCCTGGGACCTGAAGACCCTCTGGGTCAACAACGACATCGGCAACAGCCTCACGGCCATCGATCCCGCCACCGGGAAGGTGGGCCGCACGCTGCCCGTCTCCGACCCGTACAACCTCTACTTCACCCCGGACGGCAAGTACGCCGTGGTGATGGCCTCGAAGGACCGCGAACTGGTCTTCCGCGACGCCCACACCATGAAGACGGCCAAGGCCGTCCCGGTCAGCTGCGGGGGCGTCAACCACGCCGACTTCTCCACGGACGGCCGGTACTTCATCGTCTCCTGCGAGTTCTCCGGCGAACTCCTCAAGGTCGACACGGCGAAGATGAAGGTCGTCGGCCAGCAGAAGCTACCCGTCAAGGGCGCGATGCCGCAGGACGTGAAACTGTCACCCGACGGCAGCACCTTCTACATCGCGGACATGATCGCGAACGGGGTGTGGGTGCTGGACGCCAAGAAGTTCACCACCCCGAAGCTGCTGCGCACCGGCAAGGGCGCCCACGGCCTCTACGTCAGCCGCGACTCCAAGGAGATGTACGTCTCCAACCGGGGCGAGGGCTCCATCTCGGTCTTCGACTTCGGCCGGCGCGAGCTGGTGAAGAAGTGGCGCCTGCCGGGTGGCGGCAGCCCCGACATGGGCGGAGTCTCGTCGGACGGCAAGGTCCTCTGGCTGAGCGGGCGTTACAACTCCGTGGTGTACGCGATCGACACCACCACCGGCAAGCAGCTCGCCCGCATCCCGGTGGGCAGCGGCCCGCACGGACTCGCCGTGTACCCGCAACCGGGCCGCTACTCGCTCGGCCACACCGGCGTCTTCCGCTGA
- a CDS encoding ADP-ribosyltransferase, whose translation MITSRLRRRAAVAVIAISAVLVPAAATEAAPAAVPAAVAFKPGGCPVVADHLFAAADPVDIRRITPRPSWRDNCRQLYRADGRGPQTVFDEGFHARDIVYGQYDLEKYVLVNQPSPFVSTTYDHDLYKRWKSEFNYYIDAPGGIDVNKTIGDTHKYADQVEVAFPGGVNRTFIVGACPIDQATKTEIMNKCVDNPHYKPWRS comes from the coding sequence ATGATCACTTCTCGTCTGCGGCGTCGGGCCGCAGTCGCCGTTATCGCCATCTCCGCCGTACTCGTCCCGGCCGCCGCCACCGAGGCCGCCCCCGCCGCCGTTCCCGCGGCCGTCGCGTTCAAACCCGGTGGCTGCCCGGTCGTCGCCGACCATCTCTTCGCCGCCGCAGACCCGGTGGACATCCGCCGGATCACCCCGCGCCCCTCCTGGCGGGACAACTGCCGTCAGCTCTACCGGGCGGACGGCCGGGGCCCGCAGACCGTCTTCGACGAAGGCTTCCACGCCAGGGACATCGTCTACGGCCAGTACGACCTGGAGAAGTACGTCCTGGTCAACCAGCCCTCGCCGTTCGTCTCCACCACGTACGACCACGACCTGTACAAGCGCTGGAAGAGCGAGTTCAACTACTACATCGACGCTCCCGGCGGCATCGACGTGAACAAGACGATCGGTGACACCCACAAGTACGCCGACCAGGTGGAGGTCGCCTTCCCCGGCGGCGTCAACCGCACGTTCATCGTCGGGGCGTGCCCCATCGACCAGGCGACCAAGACCGAGATCATGAACAAGTGCGTCGACAACCCGCACTACAAGCCGTGGCGCAGCTGA
- a CDS encoding GNAT family N-acetyltransferase → MDDALARILTAAAHGRFPPPDGATTVVGQPNVRDAGVLAFTAHSVVFTDEDPDRVRALLAATPGDALAATMNPYFLGALLARSGRHMNTIDLLTVADALPGEPEIALREIEDPEHPRVARAMKYRDEVRVWSAAGGVVILGRGVAGRWETAIEVVEEARGRRLGERLARAARHLVPDSVVWAQQSPGNARSVRTFQAAGYRPVGSEALFVAG, encoded by the coding sequence ATGGATGACGCACTGGCACGGATCCTGACGGCCGCCGCGCACGGAAGGTTTCCCCCGCCGGACGGGGCAACGACCGTGGTGGGGCAGCCCAATGTCCGGGACGCGGGGGTGCTGGCGTTCACCGCGCACTCGGTGGTGTTCACCGACGAGGATCCCGACCGGGTGCGGGCCCTGCTGGCCGCCACCCCCGGCGACGCGCTCGCCGCGACGATGAATCCGTACTTCCTGGGCGCGCTGCTGGCCCGGAGCGGCCGGCACATGAACACCATCGATCTGCTGACGGTCGCGGACGCGCTGCCGGGCGAGCCGGAGATCGCGCTGCGGGAGATCGAGGACCCGGAGCATCCCCGGGTGGCGCGGGCGATGAAGTACCGCGACGAGGTGCGGGTCTGGTCCGCCGCCGGCGGAGTGGTGATCCTGGGCCGGGGAGTCGCGGGACGCTGGGAGACGGCGATCGAGGTGGTCGAGGAGGCGCGCGGCCGGCGGCTGGGCGAACGGCTGGCGCGGGCAGCCCGGCATCTGGTGCCGGACTCGGTGGTGTGGGCCCAGCAGTCGCCGGGGAACGCCCGCAGTGTGCGGACGTTCCAGGCGGCGGGCTACCGGCCGGTGGGCTCGGAGGCCCTGTTCGTCGCGGGTTGA
- a CDS encoding terpene synthase family protein has protein sequence MSQIALPEFHMPFQSAGCNPGIEETRKAAWDWAESNGLALSPMARKKMIRTRPELWISLIFPAASQQHLDLFCQWLFWAFLVDDEFDDGPAGRDPRMCEAAIERLVAVLDGEQPRGAMEDALVGLRARTYRDRSPRWIRQFRRDTVAWLWTYYAEAVERAAGQVPTRAEFVKHRRESVAMQPFLDLHEITAGIDLPESARSLPAYIALRNAVTDHSGLCNDICSFEKEALLGYEHNAVRLIQRDHGFTLQEAVEEAGAQLADIAERVQRAEKELIEEIEAAGIHGRTRAALERCVQDYRGLVRGDFDYHARAERYTRPDLVEVDERDSLSRYFAA, from the coding sequence ATGAGCCAGATCGCGCTGCCAGAGTTTCATATGCCGTTCCAGAGCGCCGGATGCAATCCGGGCATCGAGGAGACCAGGAAGGCCGCCTGGGACTGGGCCGAATCCAATGGTCTCGCGCTCTCCCCCATGGCGCGGAAGAAGATGATCCGGACCCGGCCCGAACTCTGGATATCCCTCATATTTCCCGCTGCTTCGCAGCAGCATCTCGATCTCTTCTGCCAGTGGCTCTTCTGGGCCTTCCTCGTCGACGACGAGTTCGACGACGGACCCGCCGGACGCGATCCCCGCATGTGCGAGGCGGCGATCGAACGGCTGGTGGCAGTGCTCGACGGCGAACAGCCGCGCGGCGCCATGGAGGACGCGCTCGTGGGTCTGCGAGCCCGGACGTACCGGGACCGCTCGCCGCGCTGGATCCGGCAGTTCCGGCGGGACACGGTCGCCTGGCTGTGGACGTACTACGCCGAGGCCGTGGAGCGGGCCGCCGGGCAGGTGCCGACCAGGGCCGAATTCGTGAAGCACCGCCGGGAATCGGTGGCCATGCAGCCCTTCCTGGATCTGCATGAGATCACCGCCGGAATCGACCTCCCGGAATCGGCCCGCAGCCTTCCCGCGTACATCGCTCTGCGCAACGCCGTCACCGATCACTCGGGGCTCTGCAACGATATCTGCTCCTTCGAGAAGGAGGCACTGCTCGGTTACGAGCACAATGCGGTACGGCTCATTCAGCGCGACCACGGATTCACCCTCCAGGAGGCCGTCGAGGAGGCCGGGGCACAGCTCGCGGATATAGCGGAACGGGTGCAACGCGCCGAGAAGGAACTGATCGAGGAGATTGAGGCGGCCGGGATCCACGGCCGTACCCGGGCCGCACTGGAGCGATGCGTGCAGGACTACCGCGGGCTGGTGCGGGGCGACTTCGACTACCACGCCCGCGCGGAGCGCTACACCCGCCCCGATCTGGTGGAGGTCGACGAACGGGACTCGCTGTCACGGTACTTCGCCGCCTGA